One Gossypium raimondii isolate GPD5lz chromosome 3, ASM2569854v1, whole genome shotgun sequence genomic window carries:
- the LOC105793871 gene encoding protein NRT1/ PTR FAMILY 5.10 codes for MSISDPSAAQTPLLDDTIDGCLDYKGRPVRRSSSGCWISASFIIVVEIAERFAYYGISSNLITYLTGPLGESTATAAAQVNAWNGAASLLPLLGAFIADSFLGRYRTIILASLVYILGLGLLALSATLGSISSSGGQNADDIALSSSLQFQVILFFSSLYLVAFAQGGHKPCVQAFGADQFDTQDPEECKAKTSFFNWWYFGMCAGTLTTLSILNYIQDNLSWVLGFAIPGIVMAVGLVVFLLGTMTYRYSVKGDEESPIVTIGRVFILAVRNRKTSYSAIAAEEEARGILATESSKQFKFLNKALLAPDGSKEQGEVCSIREVEEAKAVIRLAPIWATSLIYAIAFAQSSTFFTKQGATMDRSTAMMGFEIPAASLQSFISLSVVLFIPIYDRIFVPLARALTGKQAGITLLQRIGSGMVISTISLVIAAVVEMRRLKIAEEYGLLDKPNVMVPMSVWWLVPQYALYGLADVFTMVGLQEFFYDQMPNELRSVGLALYLSIFGVGSFLSSFLISAIENLTSGDGRDSWFANNLNRAHLDYFFLLLAVLSAVGLTLYVCCTKYYIYARWGRTF; via the exons ATGTCAATCTCCGATCCCTCCGCTGCTCAAACTCCACTTTTGGATGACACTATTGACGGCTGCCTTGACTACAAAGGCCGACCTGTCCGCCGCTCAAGCTCCGGATGTTGGATATCCGCTTCTTTCATCATAGTCGTCGAAATTGCTGAGAGGTTTGCTTATTACGGAATCTCTTCTAACCTCATAACTTACTTGACGGGGCCTCTGGGCGAGTCTACTGCTACCGCCGCCGCGCAAGTTAACGCTTGGAACGGGGCGGCCTCGCTTCTGCCTCTCTTGGGTGCATTCATTGCTGATTCTTTTCTTGGCCGATACCGCACTATCATTCTTGCTTCCcttgtttatattttg GGGCTAGGCTTGTTGGCTCTCTCTGCCACACTTGGTTCCATCAGCAGTTCTGGTGGTCAAAATGCAGATGACATTGCATTAAGCTCTTCACTTCAGTTTCAAGTGATACTATTCTTCTCCTCGCTGTATCTAGTAGCATTTGCGCAAGGTGGACACAAGCCATGCGTTCAAGCTTTTGGAGCAGATCAATTTGATACACAAGACCCTGAGGAGTGTAAAGCCAAGACTTCATTCTTTAATTGGTGGTACTTTGGTATGTGTGCGGGTACCTTAACAaccctttcaattttaaattacatCCAAGATAATCTTAGTTGGGTTCTTGGATTTGCAATACCTGGAATTGTGATGGCTGTGGGACTGGTTGTTTTTCTGCTTGGAACAATGACTTACCGGTATAGTGTGAAAGGGGATGAGGAAAGCCCAATTGTGACTATTGGTCGAGTATTCATTTTGGCAGTTAGGAACCGGAAAACATCGTATTCTGCAATTGCAGCAGAGGAAGAAGCCCGAGGAATTCTTGCAACTGAAAGTTCCAAGCAATTCAA ATTCCTCAATAAAGCCTTGCTTGCTCCGGATGGTTCAAAGGAGCAAGGAGAGGTGTGTAGCATCAGAGAGGTTGAAGAAGCAAAAGCTGTTATAAGGCTTGCACCAATATGGGCTACAAGCTTGATTTATGCAATTGCCTTTGCACAATCATCGACCTTCTTTACTAAGCAAGGGGCTACCATGGACAGATCAACTGCAATGATGGGCTTTGAAATACCTGCTGCTTCACTTCAGTCATTCATTAGCCTTTCGGTTGTTCTTTTCATTCCTATATATGACCGCATTTTTGTTCCTTTAGCAAGAGCCTTGACAGGGAAACAAGCTGGAATTACATTGCTTCAGAGAATTGGAAGTGGAATGGTAATATCTACTATATCATTGGTAATTGCTGCTGTAGTAGAGATGCGGAGGCTTAAAATTGCTGAAGAATATGGATTGTTAGACAAGCCAAATGTGATGGTTCCAATGAGTGTATGGTGGCTGGTCCCTCAATACGCATTGTATGGATTAGCTGATGTCTTCACCATGGTTGGTCTTCAAGAATTCTTTTATGACCAGATGCCAAATGAATTAAGGAGTGTCGGTCTTGCGCTCTACCTTAGCATCTTCGGTGTTGGAAGCTTCTTAAGTAGTTTTCTCATCTCCGCCATCGAGAACTTGACCAGTGGGGATGGCCGAGATAGCTGGTTTGCAAATAATCTGAATAGAGCACATCTTGATTACTTTTTTTTGCTGCTTGCTGTGCTTAGTGCTGTGGGATTGACTCTCTATGTATGTTGtacaaaatattacatttatgcTAGATGGGGAAGGACGTTCTAA